In Aerosakkonema funiforme FACHB-1375, the DNA window TAAAACCCCGTGCGTAACCGGCGGGAAGGAAGCTACGCGCCGAAGTAATCTTCTAGTAGCAGATAACCTCAATCCGATTCTTCCTCAAGATAAAATCTAAAATCTAAAATCTCAAATCAGCATGGTAGCCAAGCGCATTTTAATAATTGATGATGAAGACGATATCCGAGAAATAGCTCAAGTTTCCTTGGAAACTATGGGAGGTTGGGAAGTGCTAACAGCTGCTTCCGGTAACGAAGGTTTAGCGATCGCCTCAGAGCAAGCGCTTGACGCCATTCTCTTGGATGTGATGATGCCGGATATGGATGGCCCCACTATTTTTCAAAAGCTACAGGCAAATAAAGCCACCCAACACATCCCTGTGGTCTTATTGACAGCTAAGGTTCAGGCGGCAGAACAGCGCAGATTTGCACAGTTGGGCGTAAAGGCTGTATTGACTAAACCTTTCGATCCGATGATCCTGGCAACTCAGCTAGCAAAAGCACTAAACTGGAGCCAATAAACTGGCAATTAAGCTGTAATTTGCTGGAGGAAGCCTTGTCACCTAATGTGGGATTTCAAGATCGCAACAGTGCCGGTGAGCAGCTAGCCCAAGCCATTAATGCTCAGATTGACCAGGTTCGGGAGCGAGGAGTTTCGGCTTCCCCCATTGTCTACGCTCTACCTCGCGGCGGTTTGCCAGTTGCTGCACCTGTAGCTCAGAAGCTGGGTTGCCCTTTAGATATTATCGTGGCTAAAAAGATTGTTCAGCCAGAAGACCCAGAACT includes these proteins:
- a CDS encoding response regulator codes for the protein MVAKRILIIDDEDDIREIAQVSLETMGGWEVLTAASGNEGLAIASEQALDAILLDVMMPDMDGPTIFQKLQANKATQHIPVVLLTAKVQAAEQRRFAQLGVKAVLTKPFDPMILATQLAKALNWSQ